In Paenibacillus guangzhouensis, a single window of DNA contains:
- a CDS encoding YhgE/Pip domain-containing protein, translating to MDTKKNFWRQKTVWGGLIGVIVVCMVFGLAMMGTVLSSQPRELPVAIVVLDQPVQSPAGGDMAIGQMMQEKLTGELGTQLPVTFTVLHSEAEAVQGMDEQKYYGALVLPENLSAGVLSLQSPNPQQAAVTIYANEGMNMQVATTVKQMLHQVMQGVSGELTKQLMGMVAAKTPAVPVQTAEHFMHPFTVQDQTLHSVGAKNANGNAPGLLTQILWIGSLITSVCMFLASKAARSTGSRPWGTILFQIIAGIVFVAAAASLTQWMAESWYGMEIQHEGKVWLFLVLIAVTFFAIQSTLLNWVGMPAMVLLVLLMFFSMPLLNMVPEMLSDVTRDWLYSWTPLRIAASGLRDVMYFGGEGGGLQEIITILGCIVGAGVILMMASAAKRVKVPGASRQVERIS from the coding sequence ATGGATACGAAAAAAAACTTCTGGAGGCAGAAGACGGTATGGGGCGGTCTGATCGGTGTCATCGTGGTATGTATGGTATTCGGGCTTGCGATGATGGGGACGGTGCTCAGTTCACAGCCTAGAGAGCTGCCGGTTGCCATAGTTGTGCTCGATCAACCAGTACAGAGCCCAGCAGGCGGAGACATGGCGATCGGACAGATGATGCAAGAGAAGTTGACAGGGGAGCTTGGTACGCAGTTGCCTGTTACGTTTACGGTACTCCATTCCGAAGCGGAGGCCGTACAAGGGATGGATGAACAGAAATATTACGGGGCACTGGTGCTGCCAGAGAACCTGAGTGCAGGTGTGTTGTCCTTGCAGTCCCCGAACCCGCAGCAAGCAGCGGTGACCATCTACGCCAATGAAGGCATGAATATGCAAGTGGCGACGACGGTGAAGCAGATGTTGCATCAGGTGATGCAAGGCGTATCAGGGGAGTTGACGAAGCAGCTCATGGGCATGGTCGCAGCGAAGACGCCGGCGGTTCCGGTTCAGACGGCAGAGCACTTCATGCACCCGTTCACTGTGCAAGATCAGACGCTTCATTCAGTCGGTGCGAAGAACGCGAATGGGAATGCGCCGGGACTATTAACGCAAATCTTGTGGATTGGCAGCTTGATTACGAGTGTATGTATGTTCTTGGCATCGAAAGCTGCCCGATCGACAGGATCGCGGCCGTGGGGCACGATTCTCTTCCAAATCATTGCAGGCATCGTATTCGTAGCGGCAGCAGCCAGCCTTACGCAATGGATGGCGGAGTCCTGGTATGGGATGGAGATCCAGCATGAAGGCAAGGTCTGGTTATTCTTAGTGCTCATTGCGGTTACGTTCTTCGCCATTCAATCGACGCTGCTCAATTGGGTCGGCATGCCAGCGATGGTGCTTTTGGTTCTACTGATGTTCTTCTCGATGCCGCTGCTCAATATGGTGCCCGAGATGCTGTCCGATGTGACAAGAGACTGGCTCTATTCCTGGACGCCGCTTCGGATCGCTGCTTCCGGATTGCGCGATGTGATGTACTTCGGCGGCGAAGGCGGTGGATTGCAGGAGATTATCACGATATTAGGGTGTATTGTCGGCGCAGGTGTTATTCTTATGATGGCATCCGCGGCGAAACGTGTGAAGGTTCCGGGCGCTTCAAGACAGGTAGAACGAATATCGTAA
- a CDS encoding DUF4318 domain-containing protein, translated as MMLKSLWDKTMKKGFSVELNQPPKNKQEFLDEIERYCKQEKVTYEFIEYDRPAVISIDQVVYQCQVWNAGRPGFVLRFTEI; from the coding sequence ATGATGTTGAAATCATTGTGGGATAAGACGATGAAGAAAGGATTCTCCGTCGAACTGAATCAACCTCCTAAGAACAAACAAGAGTTCTTAGATGAAATTGAACGTTATTGCAAACAAGAAAAAGTCACCTATGAGTTCATCGAATATGACCGCCCTGCCGTAATCTCGATCGATCAAGTCGTCTATCAGTGCCAGGTATGGAATGCCGGAAGACCGGGATTCGTGCTGCGCTTCACAGAAATCTAA
- a CDS encoding TetR/AcrR family transcriptional regulator, with protein MQDSNNRIDPRIVRTKQMILQALLALMEEKGFDNTTIADITQRAGLNRGTFYLHYRDKFELLAQAQAEMLEGLTNRVGDVNPIALLQGLNTNEPFEPIVCIFDYFIEHADFFRVMFGPKGDHSFAITLRNLMGDNIYKKIIAVHLREEQLLIPRDYLITYITSANLGIILYWFENGMKLNSHEMALMMTRIMRWGPLQSSGLLDALSAPNEIKE; from the coding sequence ATGCAAGACTCGAACAATCGTATCGATCCCAGGATCGTCCGAACGAAGCAAATGATCTTACAAGCTCTCCTGGCGCTCATGGAAGAGAAGGGTTTCGATAATACCACCATCGCCGATATTACGCAGCGTGCCGGCCTCAACCGGGGGACGTTCTATCTCCATTATCGGGATAAATTCGAGCTGCTCGCCCAAGCGCAAGCGGAGATGCTCGAAGGATTAACCAATCGCGTAGGCGACGTGAACCCGATCGCCTTGCTGCAAGGCCTGAATACGAACGAACCATTCGAGCCAATTGTGTGTATCTTCGACTATTTCATTGAGCATGCCGATTTTTTCCGCGTCATGTTCGGGCCCAAGGGAGATCATTCCTTTGCCATCACCTTGCGGAATTTAATGGGCGACAACATCTATAAGAAAATCATCGCCGTTCATCTGCGGGAAGAACAGCTCCTGATCCCACGCGACTATCTCATTACCTATATTACGTCGGCCAATCTCGGCATTATTCTCTATTGGTTCGAGAACGGGATGAAGCTCAATTCGCACGAAATGGCGCTGATGATGACACGAATCATGCGGTGGGGTCCGCTGCAGTCTTCGGGGCTGCTTGATGCGCTCAGCGCTCCGAATGAAATCAAAGAATAG
- a CDS encoding LacI family DNA-binding transcriptional regulator, with product MVSIKDIAKKAGVSVSTVSYALNGNPKVTEETCARILAIAKELNYVPNAAARSLKKKESRIIGVFLTDFSGAFYGDLLQGIKEVLNLKEYDLVVCSGKESHRMLPERIIDGAIILDEQFQSEELLQYADRGHKIVVLDRELNHPNVNQVLLDNKAGAMLATEYLLEQGHRKIYIVNGPKGSYDARQRLQASKQTFDRHQDVEYIEVDGDFNKSAGEQAAKQIIEAYTEPVAVFCLNDEMAIGVYNYVATTPYRIGEHIHIIGFDNIELSAYTQPRLATINYSKKKWGALAAEQLIKLLQGVSIEHERIYVTLVPGDSVGRV from the coding sequence TTGGTCAGTATTAAAGATATCGCTAAAAAAGCAGGGGTTTCCGTCTCAACGGTATCTTACGCACTGAACGGGAATCCGAAGGTAACCGAGGAGACGTGTGCTCGCATTTTGGCGATTGCCAAAGAATTAAATTATGTTCCGAACGCGGCGGCAAGGTCGCTGAAGAAGAAGGAGTCTCGCATTATCGGCGTGTTCTTGACCGATTTTAGCGGTGCTTTTTATGGGGATTTGCTGCAAGGCATCAAGGAAGTTCTCAATCTTAAAGAATATGATCTGGTCGTATGCAGCGGGAAGGAATCGCATCGCATGCTGCCTGAGCGGATTATCGATGGCGCCATCATTCTGGATGAGCAGTTCCAGAGCGAAGAGCTGCTGCAGTATGCGGACCGCGGTCACAAGATCGTTGTGCTGGATCGAGAGCTGAACCATCCTAACGTGAACCAGGTGCTGCTGGATAATAAGGCTGGCGCGATGCTCGCGACGGAATATTTATTGGAACAGGGACATCGGAAGATCTATATCGTGAACGGGCCGAAAGGATCATATGATGCGAGACAACGTCTTCAAGCATCGAAGCAGACATTCGATCGGCACCAGGACGTGGAGTATATCGAGGTCGATGGGGATTTCAATAAATCCGCAGGGGAGCAGGCGGCGAAACAGATCATTGAAGCGTATACGGAGCCTGTTGCGGTATTCTGCCTGAATGACGAAATGGCGATCGGCGTATACAATTATGTCGCAACTACGCCATATCGCATCGGGGAACATATCCATATCATCGGGTTCGATAATATTGAACTCTCGGCTTATACGCAGCCACGTCTAGCAACGATTAACTATTCGAAGAAGAAATGGGGCGCTTTGGCGGCGGAACAATTGATAAAGCTGCTGCAAGGCGTATCGATAGAGCATGAACGGATTTATGTGACGCTCGTGCCGGGCGATTCGGTCGGGCGTGTGTAG
- a CDS encoding IS3 family transposase (programmed frameshift): protein MAKKGQTFNRYDETTKQEAVRLRLEEHWSYSMIMNKLSIKSKSQIQNWVKKSERGETFKDLRGRWSKKRFRSVEEEISYLKAQVEYPKKAQSKSTWGGKLDKQVRFESIREMKTDFPIKLLCKIAEVSRSGYYKWLATYESRKTRMDENTVIKEHILAIHRIRPYYGYFRMRTALRKEGLYVNHKKVRRLMRELGIQSVIRKKRPFAGRKPSVLFQNVLNREFTSAAAKLKLVTDITYVRVGHGFLYLSVVLDLYNNEILTWRLGERNDLELVLDTVKQLNTPKAILHSDQGFQYTTKTYAKLLADQKLVGSHSRRGNCFDNACVESFFSHLKAEKLHLVKPNGASEAERLITEYIAYYNHERFQKKLGDLSPVEYRKAIAA from the exons ATGGCGAAAAAGGGACAGACATTCAATCGTTATGACGAAACAACTAAGCAGGAGGCTGTTAGACTACGTCTTGAGGAACACTGGAGTTATTCCATGATTATGAATAAGCTGAGTATCAAGAGTAAGAGTCAAATTCAGAATTGGGTAAAGAAATCTGAGCGTGGGGAAACGTTTAAGGATCTTCGAGGGAGATGGAGTAAGAAGCGCTTCAGATCAGTTGAAGAAGAGATTAGTTATTTGAAAGCACAGGTGGAATATC CTAAAAAAGCTCAATCCAAATCTACATGGGGAGGAAAGTTGGATAAGCAAGTCCGATTCGAGTCCATTCGAGAAATGAAAACCGATTTTCCTATTAAATTACTGTGTAAGATTGCTGAGGTTTCCCGTTCTGGCTACTATAAATGGTTAGCCACTTACGAGTCCCGGAAAACACGTATGGATGAGAATACGGTAATTAAAGAGCATATTCTAGCGATTCACCGTATTCGGCCTTACTACGGTTATTTTCGCATGCGCACAGCACTACGAAAGGAAGGGCTATATGTTAACCACAAGAAGGTGCGACGACTCATGCGAGAATTAGGAATCCAGTCTGTCATACGTAAGAAACGGCCTTTCGCAGGCAGAAAGCCTTCTGTGTTGTTCCAGAATGTATTAAACCGGGAATTCACTTCAGCCGCAGCTAAGCTCAAACTAGTAACCGACATAACCTATGTTCGCGTTGGACATGGCTTCCTCTATCTTTCAGTTGTTTTAGACCTCTACAACAATGAGATTTTGACTTGGAGGTTGGGAGAACGAAATGACCTAGAACTTGTTCTGGACACCGTAAAACAACTGAATACACCAAAAGCGATCCTGCACTCTGATCAAGGGTTTCAATACACGACAAAGACGTATGCAAAGCTCCTTGCAGATCAGAAGCTTGTTGGCAGCCATTCTAGACGTGGGAACTGCTTTGATAATGCGTGCGTTGAGTCGTTCTTCTCGCATCTAAAGGCAGAAAAGCTTCATTTGGTGAAGCCAAACGGTGCCTCTGAAGCTGAACGTTTGATCACTGAATATATTGCTTATTACAACCATGAGCGGTTTCAGAAAAAATTAGGCGACCTCTCCCCTGTTGAATACAGGAAAGCGATCGCCGCTTAA
- a CDS encoding GNAT family N-acetyltransferase: MEIQARQGLSEQDLHDIRILADICDALDGIKLKLNWISLQTRSAQETNDFLIYDNGDLIGYLGIYSFQVSEAEISGMIHPLYRKRGLFTKLVDAAVEECRRREFGRILFINHHRSTSGQAFLLARGTTYKVSEHWMRCERTESDLNGASIPGMIEEAVYLRSASVEDKELLIQLNMAGFAMEEFDSREYVERTISSPLEYTFIAEAQGQPIAKLGVTYEEGSAFIYGFCVSPQQRGRGYGRRILVELMNMLQREQGRSRFELEVAVENARALSIYEDCGFRVISANDYYELKL, from the coding sequence ATGGAAATACAGGCAAGACAAGGATTATCCGAGCAAGATTTGCATGATATTCGCATTCTGGCGGACATCTGCGATGCGCTCGACGGGATTAAGCTGAAATTAAACTGGATTTCTCTACAGACGCGTTCTGCTCAAGAGACGAATGATTTCCTTATCTACGATAATGGCGATCTGATCGGTTATTTGGGTATATACAGCTTCCAAGTATCGGAAGCGGAGATCAGCGGGATGATTCATCCACTATACCGAAAACGCGGACTATTCACGAAGCTTGTCGATGCGGCGGTAGAGGAATGCAGACGGCGAGAGTTCGGACGGATCCTGTTCATTAATCATCATCGTTCTACGTCGGGCCAAGCGTTCTTGCTTGCCCGTGGCACGACATATAAGGTATCGGAGCATTGGATGCGTTGCGAGCGGACAGAATCAGATCTGAATGGCGCGAGCATTCCTGGGATGATCGAGGAAGCGGTTTATCTGCGCAGTGCAAGTGTAGAGGACAAGGAACTGTTGATTCAGCTGAATATGGCCGGGTTCGCGATGGAGGAATTCGATTCGCGAGAATATGTAGAACGGACCATCTCTAGCCCACTGGAATATACGTTCATCGCCGAAGCGCAAGGCCAGCCGATTGCCAAATTAGGGGTTACGTATGAAGAGGGGAGTGCCTTCATCTATGGATTCTGCGTGAGCCCGCAGCAGCGCGGTCGAGGATATGGCCGCCGAATTCTCGTCGAGCTCATGAACATGCTGCAGCGTGAACAAGGGAGGTCGAGATTCGAGCTCGAGGTAGCCGTGGAGAATGCACGCGCACTGAGCATTTATGAGGATTGCGGGTTCCGGGTCATTAGCGCGAATGATTATTACGAATTGAAGTTGTGA
- the ric gene encoding iron-sulfur cluster repair di-iron protein → MITQEMTVRDAVLQYPAASDVFKRLKIDFCCGGNRPIQEAAEARGLDAAAVVQQLNDMKQSAPSIGIGMDWQYMSSRALIEYIVKKHHQYLRDQLPQIAANVERVYHVHGGDQPHLVQMAELFRQLRAELEAHIAKEEEISFPLIMRAEEDAGVVSHTDVRAVVAELEGEHDGAGNLLKQLREVTNDFTPPEHACTTYRITYARLEELEGMTFEHVHLENNVLFQRFGL, encoded by the coding sequence ATGATTACACAAGAAATGACCGTACGTGATGCGGTATTGCAATATCCGGCTGCGAGCGACGTGTTCAAGCGGCTCAAAATTGACTTCTGCTGCGGAGGCAACCGACCGATTCAAGAAGCGGCGGAAGCACGCGGGCTTGATGCTGCGGCAGTCGTCCAGCAATTGAATGACATGAAGCAGTCCGCGCCAAGTATCGGGATCGGAATGGATTGGCAATATATGTCCTCACGGGCGTTGATCGAATATATCGTGAAGAAGCACCATCAGTATTTGCGTGACCAGTTGCCGCAGATCGCAGCGAATGTGGAACGCGTCTATCATGTGCACGGCGGAGATCAGCCGCATTTGGTTCAGATGGCGGAGCTGTTCCGGCAGCTGCGAGCTGAACTCGAGGCGCATATTGCGAAGGAAGAGGAGATCTCCTTCCCGCTCATCATGCGTGCGGAAGAAGATGCGGGTGTTGTCTCTCATACCGACGTGCGCGCAGTCGTGGCCGAACTGGAAGGCGAGCATGACGGCGCTGGGAATCTGCTGAAGCAGCTCCGTGAAGTCACGAATGATTTTACCCCGCCTGAACATGCTTGTACGACGTATCGGATTACCTATGCACGTCTAGAGGAACTCGAAGGGATGACGTTCGAACATGTACATCTGGAGAACAATGTGTTATTCCAGCGGTTTGGGCTGTAA